Proteins from a genomic interval of Stenotrophomonas sp. WZN-1:
- a CDS encoding aspartyl protease family protein, producing MRRIPPHRRSALGTRRWRSTAIAILTLLTLPLATLASPVLESACSLAARPGERIIDVPFDVVDGRIYVEVQVNGSGPYRFAIDTGASGMARADARLVRQLALPADASTRHSDGVQTAWADTVRINALALGGLRHSDVTARTRDYNARQSKDAAFDGILARGFFADGVLIIDYPQRRLQFRRDIDLLPAQPDTLAYSRAFRIPVTIGTVTTEAQLDTGANVAMVLPTARFRQVAGTAVTTGDRLTLSHGEVDGGRARLDVPVLIGGLALQGLHVRVSDRYPEAVVGAHALQDAVVLIDQRSQQVAVCPGRHHRN from the coding sequence ATGAGGCGCATTCCCCCGCATCGCCGTAGCGCACTCGGCACTCGCCGTTGGCGCAGCACTGCCATCGCCATCCTCACTCTGCTGACGCTTCCCCTGGCCACCCTCGCCTCACCCGTGCTGGAGAGCGCCTGTTCCCTCGCCGCCCGCCCGGGCGAGCGCATCATCGACGTTCCCTTCGACGTCGTCGACGGGCGCATCTATGTGGAGGTGCAGGTCAATGGCAGCGGCCCGTACCGCTTCGCCATTGATACCGGCGCCAGCGGCATGGCCCGCGCGGACGCCCGCCTGGTCCGTCAACTGGCGCTGCCGGCGGACGCCAGCACCCGCCACTCCGACGGCGTACAGACAGCCTGGGCCGATACGGTGCGCATCAACGCCCTCGCGCTCGGCGGACTGCGCCACAGCGACGTGACCGCGCGCACCCGCGACTACAACGCACGGCAATCCAAAGACGCAGCGTTCGACGGCATCCTTGCGCGCGGATTCTTCGCTGATGGCGTGCTGATCATCGATTACCCCCAACGGCGTCTGCAGTTCCGCCGCGACATCGACCTCCTGCCCGCGCAACCGGACACGCTCGCCTACTCACGCGCCTTCCGCATCCCGGTGACGATTGGAACAGTGACCACAGAGGCGCAGCTGGACACCGGCGCCAACGTCGCAATGGTGCTGCCCACTGCACGCTTCCGGCAGGTCGCCGGTACCGCAGTGACCACCGGGGATCGACTGACCCTCAGCCACGGCGAGGTCGATGGCGGACGTGCACGGCTGGATGTTCCCGTGCTGATCGGTGGCCTGGCGCTGCAGGGGCTGCATGTACGGGTGTCCGACCGCTATCCGGAAGCGGTGGTGGGCGCCCATGCGCTGCAGGACGCAGTGGTGCTGATCGATCAGCGCAGCCAACAGGTGGCAGTCTGCCCAGGCAGGCACCACCGCAACTGA
- a CDS encoding cation transporter, translating to MDQCCGHKRQELASIAVHSAQRRVLVAVLAINLAMFFIEFGAGLAARSSALQADAVDMLGDAIVYGLSLWAVNRGARWEAGAALAKGLLILAFFVFIVFEVTGKLVNGVPPSSTLMLVFGGIALVANLTCLALLWRFRRLNINMKSTFECSRNDVAANLGVLVAAGGVAMTGRGWPDIVVGAVIALLFLRSAVGVIAEAWPAWRAARRQ from the coding sequence ATGGACCAGTGCTGCGGCCACAAACGCCAGGAGCTGGCATCGATAGCGGTGCACAGCGCCCAACGGCGCGTGCTGGTGGCGGTGCTGGCAATCAACCTGGCGATGTTCTTCATCGAGTTCGGCGCGGGCCTTGCCGCGCGATCCAGTGCCCTGCAGGCCGATGCGGTCGACATGCTGGGCGATGCCATCGTCTATGGCCTGAGCCTGTGGGCGGTAAACCGGGGCGCGCGCTGGGAAGCGGGCGCGGCGCTGGCCAAGGGCCTGCTGATCCTGGCCTTCTTCGTGTTCATCGTGTTCGAAGTGACCGGCAAGCTGGTCAACGGGGTGCCACCGTCCAGCACGCTGATGCTGGTGTTCGGTGGCATTGCCCTGGTGGCGAACCTCACCTGCCTGGCGCTGCTATGGCGTTTCCGCAGGTTGAACATCAACATGAAGAGCACGTTCGAGTGCTCGCGCAATGACGTCGCCGCGAACCTGGGCGTGCTGGTGGCCGCAGGTGGCGTGGCGATGACCGGGCGCGGCTGGCCGGATATTGTCGTCGGCGCAGTGATCGCCCTGTTGTTCCTGAGGTCGGCAGTGGGCGTGATCGCTGAAGCGTGGCCGGCATGGCGGGCAGCACGCCGCCAGTGA
- a CDS encoding helix-turn-helix domain-containing protein, producing MTAPLTIGQLARQTGTKAETIRYYEKIGLLQPPLRSHGNYRCYDAQDQRRLAFVRRARELGFAIEQIRELIAFGEQREHQCSSVDDVVKAHIADIARRIADLQALQGELQRMIGNCPGGRVADCRVLEALQPAPAT from the coding sequence ATGACAGCTCCACTCACCATCGGCCAGTTGGCCCGCCAGACCGGCACCAAGGCAGAGACCATCCGCTATTACGAAAAGATCGGCCTGCTGCAGCCGCCGCTGCGTTCGCACGGCAACTACCGCTGCTACGACGCGCAGGATCAACGACGGCTGGCATTCGTGCGTCGTGCGCGCGAGCTGGGGTTCGCCATCGAGCAGATCCGCGAGCTGATCGCCTTCGGCGAACAACGCGAGCACCAGTGCAGTTCGGTGGATGACGTGGTGAAGGCACACATTGCCGACATCGCGCGCAGGATTGCCGACCTGCAAGCGCTGCAGGGCGAGCTGCAGCGGATGATCGGCAACTGCCCCGGCGGGCGCGTGGCCGATTGCCGCGTGCTGGAGGCCCTCCAGCCTGCGCCGGCGACCTGA
- the arsH gene encoding arsenical resistance protein ArsH produces MNKPITSPSLPHLREASLPQPDHQRLAAERQGPPRILLLYGSLRPQSFSRKLALEAERLLQHLGCDTRVFDPHALPLLDSVEKGHPEVQRLREWSHWSEGQVWVSPERHGTVTGVFKNQIDWLPLEDGSVRPTQGRTLAVMQVCGGSQSFNTVNTLRVLGRWMRMLTIPNQSSVAKAWQEFDEDGRMKPSPYYDRVVDVVEELVKFTLLTRGRADYLVDRYSERKGDALVAELARAAGASGV; encoded by the coding sequence ATGAATAAGCCGATCACAAGTCCTTCGTTGCCCCATCTGAGGGAAGCCTCGCTTCCCCAGCCTGATCACCAGCGGTTGGCCGCCGAACGCCAGGGGCCACCACGCATCCTGCTGCTGTACGGTTCACTGCGGCCGCAATCGTTCAGCCGCAAGCTGGCACTGGAGGCCGAACGCCTGCTGCAGCATCTGGGCTGCGACACGCGCGTGTTCGATCCACATGCCTTGCCGCTGCTGGACAGCGTGGAGAAGGGGCATCCGGAAGTGCAGCGGCTGCGCGAGTGGTCGCACTGGTCGGAAGGGCAGGTGTGGGTCAGCCCGGAGCGGCACGGCACGGTGACCGGCGTGTTCAAGAACCAGATCGACTGGCTGCCACTGGAAGATGGCAGCGTGCGGCCGACCCAGGGCAGGACGCTGGCGGTGATGCAGGTCTGCGGCGGCTCGCAGTCGTTCAACACGGTCAATACGCTGCGGGTGCTGGGCCGCTGGATGCGCATGCTGACCATTCCCAACCAGTCGTCGGTGGCCAAGGCCTGGCAGGAGTTCGACGAAGACGGGCGGATGAAGCCCTCACCCTACTACGATCGCGTGGTGGATGTGGTCGAAGAACTGGTGAAGTTCACGCTGCTGACCCGTGGCCGTGCCGACTACCTCGTGGATCGTTACAGCGAGCGCAAGGGCGATGCGTTGGTGGCGGAGCTGGCGCGGGCGGCGGGAGCGAGCGGCGTCTGA